CGGAGAAAACGTCTCACTGAGGATGCCAAGTTGGGATACAGAATACCCATCACGCTCGGCAATATAGAACCGCTGGCGTCTAAACCTTTTCGACCAGGAAAAATGGCGTTGGTCTGCGAAGGCGGCGGCCAGCGCGGCATTTTCACCGCCGGCGTGCTGGACGAGTTTCAGCGCGCGGGCTTTAACCCTTTCGATCTGCTGATTGGCACGTCGGCCGGCGCGCAAAATCTGTCCGCCTATATCTGCGGGCAGATGGGCTACGCGCGCCGGGTGATCACCCGTTACACCACCTCGGCCCAGTTCTTCAATCCGCTGCGCTTCGTGCGCGGCGGGCATCTGATCGATCTCGATTGGCTGGTTGATACGGCGGCGGCGCAGATGCCGCTGGCGATGGACGTGGCGGAACAGCATTTTATCGACGGGCGCGAATTCCTGCTGTGCGCCTGCCGCAGCGACGATTTCGAACCGGCCTATCTGCCGGCGCAGCGTGAACGCTGGCTGCCGGCCATCAAGGCGTCCAGCGCCATTCCCGGCTTTTACCGTCAGGGCGTGGAGTTGGACGGCGTCAGCTATCAGGACGGCGGCATCAGCGATGCGATCCCGGTGGAAGAGGCCTACCGCCGCGGCGCCGACACCATCGTGGTGATCCGCACCGTGCCTTCGCAAATGTACTACACCCCGCAGTGGATGAAGCGCATGGAGCACTGGCTGAGCGACAGCAGCCTGCAGCAGATGGTGCGCATCCTGCAGCATCATGAGCAAAGCTATCACCGCATCCAGCGCTTTATCGAGAAGCCGCCGGGCAAGCTGCGCATCTTCGAGATCTTCCCGCCTAAGCCGCTGGCCAGCAATGCGCTGGGCAGCCGACTGGGGGCGCTCAATCAGGATTATCACCTGGGGCGCCGCTGCGGCCGCTACTTCCTGGCCACCGTCGGCCAGTGGATGGCGCAGCAGGAACCGGACGGTATCAAGGTGCAAAAATCGTTGTCGCGCCGCCTTATCCAGCCGGAGAACGTCAGAATGCCTTCGCCGATCGTGACCGACATCGCCATGTCGCCCGATCTCACGGCGCAGCCGGAGGCTGCGGTGGCGGCGCCGAAGCTCATTCTGCCGGGCGATCTGCCGCCGGGTGAAGGGGGCGCGCTGTGAGCTACGCCTTTACCGACACCCACTGCCATTTCGATTTCCCGCCCTTTACCGGACATGAGGCCGAGAGCCTGACGCGGGCGGCAAGCGCCGGCGTGCAGCGCATCATCGTCCCGACGGTTACCGCCGATCGCTTCACGCGGGTGCTGCGGCTGGCGCAGGATCACGCGCCGCTGTTCGCCGCGTTGGGGCTGCACCCGCTGTATATCGCGCAGCATCATGAGCCGCAGCTGGAACAGCTGGCGGCGCTGTTGGCCGAACGGCCGCGCAAGCTGGTGGCGGTGGGGGAGATCGGGCTCGATCTGTATATGGACAACCCGCAGTTCGAGCGCCAGCAAAGCGTGCTGCTGGCCCAACTGAGGCTGGCGAAACAGCATGACCTGCCGGTGATCCTGCACTCGCGGCGTACCCACGATCAGCTGGCCGCGGCGCTGCGGCGCATGCAGCTGCCGCGTCGCGGCGTGGTGCACGGCTTCGCCGGCAGCCTGTCGCAGGCGCAGGCGTTTATCCGCCTCGGCTATTACATCGGCGTGGGCGGCACCATCACCTATGAGCGGGCGCAGAAAACGCGCGGCGTGATGGCGCAGCTGCCGCTTGAGGCGCTGCTGCTGGAGACGGATGCGCCGGACATGCCGCTGGCCGGTTATCAGGGGCAGCCGAATCGCCCCGAGCGTGCCGCCGAGGTGTTTCACGCGCTGTGCGAGCTGCGGCCGGAACCGGCCGACGAGATCGCCGCTCATCTGCAACGCAATACCCAGTCACTGTTTGCCATGCCGGATTGATGAGCTTATAACGTGACTTGTGTCACGTTATAGGATTTTCATTTGCGTCTCGTTGTATACATTTGTGACATAAATCGGTGCGAGGGTGACCTCGCTCAGTATAATCCCCCCGAAACTCTCCAATAGCAGACCTCTCTTCATGAGCAGGGATGTATTTTATTTTTTGCAACAGGGAAACTTTGCATGCAACTCATCATGAGTCTGGTCGGTATGGCGGTGCTGATCGCCATTGCGGTGCTGCTCTCCAGCAACCGTCGGGCCATCAAATTGCGCACCGTGGTGTGGGCGTTCATCATTCAGGTCGGCATCGGCGCGCTGGTGCTGTACGTGCCGCTGGGCCGCAGCATTCTCGGCAGTATGTCTAACGGCGTGGCAAACGTTATCGCCTACGGCAATCAGGGCATTTCGTTCATCTTCGGCGGGCTGGTGTCCGACAAGATGTTCGAGGTGTTCGGCGGCGGCGGCTTCGTATTCGCGCTGCGCGTCCTGCCGGTGATCGTGTTCTTCTCCTCGCTGATTGCGGTGCTGTACTACCTCGGCATCATGCAGTTGGTGATCCGCGTGTTGGGCGGCGGCCTGCACAAGCTGCTGGGCACCTCGCGCACCGAATCGCTGTCGGCGACCGCCAACATTTTCGTTGGCCAGACCGAAGCGCCGCTGGTGGTACGCCCCTATATCGCCACCATGAGCCAGTCAGAACTGTTCGCCGTGATGTGCGGCGGCCTGGCCTCGGTAGCCGGTTCGGTGTTGGCGGGGTACGCGCAGATGGGCGTGCCGCTGGAATATCTGATCGCCGCGTCCTTCATGGCCGCGCCGGGCGGGCTGCTGTTCGCCAAGCTGATGGTGCCGGAAACCGAGCAGACCCACGATAAAGACGATGCGATGAAGCTGATCGCCGAAGAGGATCGTCCGGCCAACGTGATCGATGCGGCGGCTTCCGGCGCGGCTTCCGGCATGCAGCTGGCGCTGAACGTCGGTGCGATGCTGCTGGCGTTTATCGCGCTGATCGCTTTGCTTAACGGTATTCTCGGCGGTATCGGCGGCTGGTTCGATTATCCGCAGCTGTCGCTTGAACTGATCCTCGGCTGGGTGTTCTCGCCGATCGCTTTCCTGATCGGCGTGCCGTGGAGCGAGGCGATGACCGCCGGTTCGTTCATCGGCCAGAAGATCATCGTCAACGAATTCGTCGCCTACATGAACTTCGGCGCCTATCTGCGCCCGGATGACGTAGTGGCGGCGGAAGGCCTGCAGGTGCTGTCGACGCACACCAAGGCGATCATCTCCTTTGCGCTGTGCGGCTTCGCCAACCTCTCCTCGGTGGCGATCTTGCTGGGCGGTCTGGGCAGCATGGCGCCCAACCGTCGCCACGACATCGCGCGCTTCGGTCTGAAGGCCGTGGCGGCCGGCACGCTGTCCAACCTGATGAGTGCCACCATCGCCGGCTTCTTCCTGGCGCTGTAAGTCATCACGGAGCCCGCGACGGCGCGACCGATCGCGGGACTCCGCCTATACTCTAAGCAACGCGGGTGTTTGCCGCACCCGCGATCTTCAGCCGCTTCTTTAGCGAATTTGTGAACGATATCGCGTTATTTTGTGATGCTCTTCACATATAATTCCGGTCTGTTACAGTGCTATTTCATATAGTGTGACGATGAACGCGAATCGCCTCCGGCATTCGTGTTCAAATAGCTATTACTGGCCGGCCGCAAGGCGGGTGGCCATGTGCGGTGAGAAGGATCTCAGTTGCCGCCGCGGGAACGCCGTTCCCCAGCGCTATCTTCATGGAACCAAGTCCGCTCGCCAACACCCAGGTACTCAGTTGGAGAGTTTTATGACCGAATTAACCGCAGCAGCGCAACGTGCGCTGAACTTGATGGATTTAACCACGCTGAATGATGATGACACCGACGAGAAAGTGATCGCGCTCTGTCGTCAGGCCAACAGCCCGGCCGGCCACACGGCGGCCATCTGCATCTACCCGCGTTTTATCCCGGTGGCGCGTAAGGCGCTGCGCGAGCAAGGCACGCCGGACATCCGCATCGCCACCGTGACCAACTTCCCGCATGGCAATGACGATATCGACATCGCGCTGGCGGAAACCCGCGCGGCGATCGCCTATGGCGCGGATGAAGTGGACGTGGTGTTCCCATACCGTGCGCTGATCGCCGGCAACGAACAGGTCGGCTTCGAGCTGGTGAAACAGTGCAAGCAGGCTTGCCAGGCGGCTAACGTGCTGCTGAAAGTGATCATCGAAACCGGTGAGCTGAAACAGGCCGATTTGATCCGCAAGGCGTCCGAGATCGCCATCAAGGCCGGGGCTGACTTTATCAAGACCTCCACCGGCAAGGTGCCGGTCAACGCCACCCTGGAGAGCGCCGAGCTGATGATGTCGGTGATCCGCGATCTGGGCGTGGCGAAGACGGTGGGCTTCAAGCCGGCCGGCGGCGTGCGCACCGCGGAAGACGCGCTGCATTATCTGCAACTTGCCGATCGTATTCTGGGCGAGGGGTGGGCCGATGCGCGGCATTTCCGCTTTGGCGCTTCCAGCCTGCTGGCCAGCTTGCTGACCGCGCTGGGCCACCAGACCCAGACCGCCGGCGGCGGCTACTGATCGATTTCGTTGGCGGGCGCCAGGCGCGCCCGTCTGCACCGACTCTCGGCGACACAGGGGGATGCCTTGTTCCTGGCTCAAGAAATTATTCGTAAGAAACGCGACGGCCAGCCGTTAAGCGAAGCGGAAATCCGCTTTTTCATCAACGGCATTCGCGACAATGTGGTGTCGGAAGGGCAGATCGCCGCGCTGGCGATGACCATTTATTTCCATGACATGAGCATGCCGGAGCGCGTGGCGCTCACCATGGCGATGCGCGATTCCGGCACCGTGCTGGACTGGAAGAGTTTGGCGCTGAACGGCCCGATCGTCGACAAGCATTCGACCGGCGGCGTGGGCGACGTGACCTCGCTGATGCTCGGCCCGATGGTGGCGGCCTGCGGCGGCTATGTGCCGATGATCTCCGGCCGCGGCCTGGGGCATACCGGCGGCACGCTGGACAAGCTGGAAGCTATTCCGGGTTTCAATATTTTCCCGGACGATAACGCCTTCCGCAAAATTATTCAGGACGTCGGCGTGGCGATCATCGGCCAGACCAGCTCGCTGGCGCCGGCGGACAAACGTTTTTACGCCACCCGCGACATCACCGCCACCGTGGATTCTATCCCGCTGATCACCGCCTCCATTCTGGCCAAGAAACTGGCGGAAGGGCTGGATGCGCTGGTGATGGACGTGAAGGTCGGTTCCGGCGCCTTTATGCCGACCTACGCCCTGTCGCAAGATTTGGCGCAGGCGATCGTCGGCGTGGCCAACGGCGCGGGCTGCAAGACCACCGCGCTGCTGACCGACATGAACCAGGTGCTGGCCTCCAGCGCCGGCAATGCGGTGGAAGTGCGCGAAGCGGTGCGCTTCCTGACCGGCGAATACCGCAATCCGCGCCTGCTGGAAGTGACGCTGGCGCTGTGCGTGGAGATGCTGCTGTCCGGCGGCCTGGCGAATGACGAGGCCGATGCGCGCGCCAAACTGCAGGCGGTGCTGGACAACGGCAAGGCGGCGGAAGTGTTTGGCCGCATGGTCGCGGCGCAGCAAGGGCCGATAGACTTCGTCGAACGTTATGATAGCTATCTGCCGGCGGCAACGCTGAGCAAGCCGGTGTATGCTGAAAATCCGGGCATCATCAGCGCCATGGATACCCGCGCGCTGGGCATGGCGGTGGTTTCGCTGGGCGGCGGCCGCCGCCGGGCGAGCGACGCCATCGATTACAGCGTCGGTCTGACCGAGGTGGCGCGCCTGGGTGATAAGGTGGATGCCCAGCAGCCGCTGGCGATGATCCACGCCAACGATGAAGAGAGCTGGCAGCAGGCGGCCGATGCGGTGCGTAGCGCAATGACGCTGAGCGACAAGGCGCCGGAGGCGACGCCGGTGGTGTATAAGCGCGTCACGGAATAACCCAAGAATCAGGAACGGCCGCGGCTTTTTCGCGGCCGTCCAAAGCGTGAGAACACGCAGGAGAGCACAGATGAAACGCACATTTATTATGGTATTGGACTCCTTCGGCATCGGCGCCAGCGAAGACGCCGAACGTTTTGGCGACCAGGGTTCCGACACTCTGGGCCACATCGCCGAGGTTTGCGCGCGCGGTGAAGCCAACGTGGGCCGCCAGGGCCCGCTGACGCTGCCTAACCTGAGCCGCCTGGGGCTCGGCAAAGCGGCGGAAGAGTCCACCGGCAACTTCCCGCAGGGGCTGGATCGCAATGCCGATATCATCGGCGCTTACGCATACGCCAGCGAGCTCTCTTCCGGTAAAGACACGCCGTCGGGCCACTGGGAAATCGCCGGCGTGCCGGTACTGTTCGACTGGGGCTACTTCAAGGACGAGCACAACAGCTTCCCGCAGGCGCTGCTGGATAAGCTGGTGGAGCGCGCCAACCTGCCGGGCTACCTGGGCAACTGTCACTCATCCGGCACCGTGATCCTCGATCAGCTGGGCGAAGAGCACATGAAAACCGGCAAGCCGATTTTCTACACCTCCGCCGACTCGGTGTTCCAGATCGCCTGCCATGAAGAAACCTTCGGCCTGGATCGCCTGTACGAGCTGTGCGAAATCGCGCGTGAAGAGCTAACCGAAGGCGGTTACAACATCGGCCGCGTGATCGCGCGTCCGTTCGTCGGCGACAAGCCGGGCCACTTCCAGCGCACCGGCAACCGCCACGATCTGGCGGTAGAGCCGCCGGCGCCGACCGTGCTGAAAAAGCTGGTGGACGAGAAGGGCGGCGAAGTGGTGTCGATCGGTAAAATCGCCGACATCTATGCCAACGTCGGCATCACCAAGAAGGTGAAGGCAACCGGCATCGACGCGCTGTTCGACGCGACCCTGATTGAAATGGAAAAGGCCGGCGACAACACCATCGTGTTCACCAACTTCGTGGACTTCGACTCCTCTTACGGCCACCGCCGCGACGTGGCGGGCTACGCCGCCGCGCTGGAGCTGTTCGACCGCCGCCTGCCGGAGCTGCTGAAGCTGGTGAAAGACGAAGACATCATCATCTTCACCGCCGACCACGGCTGCGACCCGACCTGGCCGGGCACCGATCACACCCGTGAGCACATCCCGGTGCTGGTCTACGGCCCGAAAGTGAAACCGGGCTCGCTGGGCCACCGCGAGACCTTCGCCGACATCGGCCAGACCGTCGCCAATTATTTTGGCCTGTCGCCGATGGATTATGGTAAGACCCTGTTTTAATTCGTGAGTTTAAGGCGGTGGCGCAGTTGGCCGCCGTCTGACATACCACGGCTTATACGTTTAACGCTATTTAATACGATTTAAAGGAAGAGAATTATGGCTACGCCGCACATTAATGCTGAGATGGGTGATTTCGCTGACGTAGTACTGATGCCGGGCGATCCGCTGCGCGCAAAATACATCGCCGAAACCTTCCTGGAAGGCGCGGTGGAAGTGAACAACGTGCGCGGCATGTTGGGCTTCACCGGCACCTACAAAGGCCGCCGCATCTCCGTAATGGGCCACGGCATGGGCATCCCGTCCTGCTCGATCTATGCGCGCGAGCTGATCGCCGAGTTCGGCGTGAAGAAGATCATTCGCGTGGGTTCCTGCGGCGCGGTGCGTGACGATATCAAACTGCGCGACGTGGTGATCGGCATGGGCGCGTGCACCGACTCCAAGGTGAACCGTCTGCGCTTCAAGGACAACGACTACGCGGCGATCGCCGACTTCGACATGGTGCGCAACGCGGTCGACGCCGCGGCGGCGCAGGGCATCCCGGCGCGCGTGGGCAACATCTTCTCCGCCGATCTGTTCTACACCCCGGATCCGGACATGTTCCAGGTGATGAAGAAGTACGGCATCCTGGGCGTGGAAATGGAAGCGGCCGGCATCTACGGCGTGGCGGCGGAGCTGTACGAAGAGTTCGGCTGTAAAGCGCTGACCATCTGCACCGTGTCCGACCACATCCTGCGTCACGAAGCGACCACGGCGGCGGAACGCCAGACCACCTTTAACGAAATGATCGTTATCGCGCTGGAATCCGTGCTGCTGGGCGACAAAGCGTAATACCGCGGCGGGCGTCGTCATGGCGCCCGCCCGTCAATCTATTCACTCCGCACGGCCGATTTTTTGCTAACGCTTTACCTTCCTGCCATTTAACGCTATTACTTCCTCTATCAATCTATTCACCAATCTATTCATCCGATGCTCACCGTTGAACAAGTTTTGCGTCATGGGCCGGCCACGGCTCGTCAACTGACAGAAGCGTTGGGCATCAGCCAGCCGACGCTATCGCGCCGTATCCGCGAACTGGCGGGCGCCGTATTGATCCTCGGTAAAGGTAAGGCGACGCGCTATGTATTGCGGCGCGGGATCGGCGGTGAGAGGCAGTTTCCGCTGTATCGGGTTGATGAACGGGGTAAGGCGCACCTGTTTGCCACGCTTTGCCCGCTGTATCCTGCCGATAACTGTGCGGTGTGCGATGAGCGCAGCGGAGAGTGGCAGCTCTATGACGGCCTGCCATGGTATCTGAATGACCTGAGGCCGATTGGCTTTCTTGGGCGAGCCTGGGGCAAAGCGGCGGCCCACGAGTTGAATTTGCCGGAGGATGTGCGGCGATGGGATGAGGGCCAACGTCTGTTGGCGCTCTGCCGTTATGGCGAAGACATGACCGGCGATTTGCTGCCTGGCGCCGACAGCTATCAGCGTTGGTTGATGCGGGAGACTGCCGTCGCTATCGCGGCGGAAGATAAAACCGAGCGTTACGCCGCATTGTCTGTCCAGGCGCTGGCCGGGGAGTTGGTGGGTTCCTCCGCCGGTGGCGAACAACCCAAATTTGCCGCCTATGCTGAGCTGACGCCTGGGCATCGTGCGCATGTTTTGGTGAAGTTCAGTCTGGCGCCGACGCATGCCATTGCACAGCGCTGGAGCGATTTGCTGATCGCCGAGTCACTGGCGTTGCAGACGGTCGCCGCTGCGGGATTGCCTGCCGCAACGGCGCAAATCCTGTTTGGCGCCGATCGACAATGCTTTTTAGAGGTAGAGCGCTTTGATCGCATCGGCGAAGAAGGGCGGGTGGCGATGGTGTCACTGGAGGCGCTGGATGCCGAGTTCAGCGGCAGCGGCCATGCCAACTGGGTTGTGGCGGCTAATCGGTTATTGCAGCAAGGCGTGATTGATCGCTCTGCCTGCCAACGGATTGCCCTGTATTGGGCCTTTGGCCGCTTGATCGCCAATAGCGATATGCACCAGGGTAATCTGTCGTTCTTGCGGCCAACGCAGCGGCCGGTCATGTTGGCGCCTTTGTACGATATGCTGCCGATGGCTTTTGCCCCGGCAAGCAGCGGCAATCTGCGCCACGACGCAGTGGAGATCCGTTTGAGCAATGAGGTGAGCGGCGCCGTCTGGCGGCAAGCGGAGCTATTGGCTCTCGAGTTCTGGCGGCGCACGGCGCAACATGACGACCTCAGCGAGGCGTTCCGGGCGATTGCCGAGCAAATGCTGGCGCAACTGCAGAAACTGCACGAACGCATTCAACGCCTGGCCTGAGTTACTCCTTCTTCGGCGCTTCCTGCTTTGTCTCCGGCGCATCCTCGTCGTCTTCCACCGTATTGCCTTCTTCCAGTGGCGTGTTGGCGGTCAACAGGTACGGCGACTGCTGCCAGCGGCTGCGGCGGTGCTGCAGCAGGGTGCGCGCCAGAATGATGCCGATCGCCAGCGCCAGCAGGATCATCAGGCGCAGCAGGTTGGTGGTGTTGTCCACCTGTTTGGATTCGGTCGCCAGCACGTGGGTGTCGAGGGTAATGCGGATAAAGCCGATCGGGCCGTCTTTGCCCTGAATGGATTCGACCAACTGGTGGTTGAAGTAGCTGCCGGCGCGTTTGCCGTCGAGCGACAGGCGATCGCGTATACTTATCTGCTCCCCGGCGTGGGAGACCAGCGTGCCGTCCAACTGATACACGCTGACGTCGAGAATGCGGCTGTGATCGGTGAGCTGCTTGAGGATGGCGTCGATGCGCGGGTTGTTGCCGTCGTCGTCCAGCAGCGGCGCCAGGCTGTAGGCGACCTGTTTGGTCAGCGTCTGCGCCAGCTCTTCCACCTGCTCGGATCGCGCCATTTGGTGACTCAGGCTAAAATAAGAGGCGCCCTGCATCAGCAGCACCAGCAAAGCCAGGCAAATCAGGATAATAGCGGTGCGGTGCAGGCGAAATTTCAGTTTAGCGCGAGCCATGCAGGTTCCTTGGGCATCGGGGACACTTTATGTTGCCAGAACCGCTGGCGATAGGATAGCTTGATGCGTCGTTTTATCATGCAGCGTTTTTGTCCATTCAGGAGTCAATGATGTCAAACAGTCTGACCTATTGCGATCTTCCGGCGGAGATCTCTCAATGGCCGGGTCTTCCCCTTTCGCTCAGCGGCGACGAAGTGATGCCGCTGGACTACCGGGCGGGCAATACCGGGTGGCTGTTATACGGCAGGAAGCTGGACAAGGCGCGCATTACCCAATTCCAACGCAAGCTGGGCGCGGCGATGGTGATCGTCACCGCCTGGGGCGTGGACGACTATCAGGTGGTGCGCCTGGCGGGCACCTTGACGCCGCGCGCCAAGCTGTTGGCGGCGGAGAGCGGGCTGGACGTGGCGCCGCTCGGCAAGATCCCGCACCTGCGCACGCCGGGGCTGCTGGTGATGGACATGGATTCGACGGCGATCGAGATCGAGTGCATCGACGAGATCGCCAAATTGGCGGGCGTCGGCGAACAGGTGGCGGAAGTCACCGAACGCGCGATGCGCGGCGAGCTGGACTTTACCGCCAGCCTGCGCCAGCGTGTCGGCACGCTGAAAGGGGCCGACGCCAACATCCTCAAGCAGGTGCGCGACGAGCTGCCGTTGATGCCGGGGCTGACCAGCCTGGTGGGCAAGCTGCAGGCGATGGGCTGGCATGTGGCGATCGCCTCCGGCGGCTTCACCTACTACGCCGAATACCTGCGCAACCGGCTGCGGCTGGTGGCGGCGGCGGCCAATGAGCTGGAGATCCGCGACGGCAAGCTGACCGGCGAAGTGCTGGGGCCGGTGGTGGACGCGCAGTTTAAAGCCGACACGCTGCTGCGGCTGGCGGAGAAGCTGGAGATCCCGCTGGCGCAAACCGTGGCTATCGGCGACGGCGCCAACGATTTGAAAATGATGCAGGCGGCGGGGCTGGGCATCGCCTACCACGCCAAGCCGAAAGTGTATGAAAAAGCGCAGGTATCGATCCGGCATGCGGATTTGATGGGCGTGCTGTGTATTCTCACCGGCAGCCTGAAACACGAAGTGCGATAACGAAAGATTGAGGTAAGACGTGGCAAAAGCGGCAAAACGGGCATTTGTGTGCAATGAGTGCGGGGCGGACTATCCGCGTTGGCAGGGGCAGTGCAGCGCCTGTCATGCCTGGAACACCATCACGGAAGTGCGTGTGGCCGCGTCGCCCGCCGCGGCGCGCAACGATCGCCTCAGCGGCTATGCCGGCGACGCCGGCGTCAGCAAGGTGCAGAAACTGTCGGAAATCAGCCTGGAGGCGCTGCCGCGCTTCACCACCGGCTTTCTCGAGTTCGACCGCGTGCTGGGCGGCGGCGTGGTGCCCGGCAGCGCGATTCTGATCGGCGGCAACCCCGGCGCCGGCAAGAGCACCCTGTTGCTGCAGGTGTTGTGCAAGCTGTCTGAACAGATGAAAACCCTGTACGTCACCGGTGAGGAGTCGCTGCAGCAGGTGGCGATGCGCGCTCACCGTCTGGGGCTGCCGACCGGCGGCCTGAACATGCTGTCGGAAACCAGCATCGAGCAGATCTGCCTGATCGCCGAGCAGGAACAGCCGAAGCTGATGGTGATCGACTCGATTCAGGTGATGCACATGGCGGACATTCAGTCTTCGCCGGGCAGCGTGGCGCAGGTGCGGGAAACCGCCGCCTACCTGACGCGCTTCGCCAAGACGCGCGGCGTGGCGATCGTGATGGTCGGCCACGTCACCAAAGACGGCTCGCTGGCCGGGCCAAAAGTGCTGGAACACTGTATCGACTGTTCGGTGCTGCTGGACGGCGACGCCGATTCCCGCTTCCGTACCCTGCGCAGCCACAAGAACCGCTTCGGCGCGGTCAACGAGCTGGGGGTGTTCGCCATGACCGAACAGGGGTTGCGCGAAGTCAGCAACCCGTCGGCGATCTTCCTCAGCCGCGGCGATGAGGTCACTTCCGGCAGCTCGGTGATGGTGGTGTGGGAAGGCACCCGTCCGCTGCTGGTGGAGATCCAGGCGCTGGTGGATCACTCGATGATGTCCAACCCGCGCCGCGTGGCGGTGGGCCTGGAGCAGAACCGGTTGGCGATCCTGCTGGCGGTGCTGCACCGGCACGGCGGGCTGCAGATGTCGGATCAGGACGTGTTCGTCAACGTGGTCGGCGGGGTGAAAGTCAGTGAGACCAGCGCCGATCTGGCGTTGCTGATGTCGCTGGTCTCGAGCCTGCGCGATCGGCCGCTGCCGAACGATCTGGTGGTGTTCGGCGAAGTGGGGCTGGCGGGGGAAATTCGCCCGGTGCCGAGCGGCCAGGAGCGGATCTCCGAAGCGGCCAAGCACGGCTTCAAGCGCGCCATCGTGCCGCACGGCAATATGCCGAAAAAGCCGCCGGCCAACATGCAGGTGTTCGGGGTCAAGAAGCTGGCGGACGCGCTGGACGTGCTGGAAGAGTTTTATTAATGTCGCCGACGGCGAGCAAGATATGCTATTTTGTTTAGCATACTAAACGGAGGTAGCCATGCCGCAATTTGATTACCTGAAGACGTCCATCAAGCAAAAAGGCTGCACGTTGCAGCAGGTGGCGGATGCCAGCGGCATGACCAAGGGCTATCTGAGCCAGCTGTTGAACGACAAGATCAAAAGCCCGAGCGCGCAAAAGCTGGAAGCGCTGCACCGTTTTCTCGGGCTGGAGTTCCCGCGTAAAGAGGTTAAAGTCGGCGTGGTGTTTGGTAAATTTTACCCGCTGCACACCGGCCACATCTACCTGATCCAGCGCGCCTGCAGCCAGGTGGATGAGCTGCACGTCATTTTGTGCCACGACGAGCCGCGCGACCGCGAACTGTTCGAGAACAGTTCGATGTCGCAACAGCCGACGGTCAGCGATCGCCTACGCTGGCTGCTGCAGACCTTCAAGTACCAGAAAAACAT
Above is a window of Serratia nematodiphila DZ0503SBS1 DNA encoding:
- a CDS encoding patatin-like phospholipase family protein; translation: MGYRIPITLGNIEPLASKPFRPGKMALVCEGGGQRGIFTAGVLDEFQRAGFNPFDLLIGTSAGAQNLSAYICGQMGYARRVITRYTTSAQFFNPLRFVRGGHLIDLDWLVDTAAAQMPLAMDVAEQHFIDGREFLLCACRSDDFEPAYLPAQRERWLPAIKASSAIPGFYRQGVELDGVSYQDGGISDAIPVEEAYRRGADTIVVIRTVPSQMYYTPQWMKRMEHWLSDSSLQQMVRILQHHEQSYHRIQRFIEKPPGKLRIFEIFPPKPLASNALGSRLGALNQDYHLGRRCGRYFLATVGQWMAQQEPDGIKVQKSLSRRLIQPENVRMPSPIVTDIAMSPDLTAQPEAAVAAPKLILPGDLPPGEGGAL
- a CDS encoding TatD family hydrolase, which gives rise to MSYAFTDTHCHFDFPPFTGHEAESLTRAASAGVQRIIVPTVTADRFTRVLRLAQDHAPLFAALGLHPLYIAQHHEPQLEQLAALLAERPRKLVAVGEIGLDLYMDNPQFERQQSVLLAQLRLAKQHDLPVILHSRRTHDQLAAALRRMQLPRRGVVHGFAGSLSQAQAFIRLGYYIGVGGTITYERAQKTRGVMAQLPLEALLLETDAPDMPLAGYQGQPNRPERAAEVFHALCELRPEPADEIAAHLQRNTQSLFAMPD
- a CDS encoding NupC/NupG family nucleoside CNT transporter encodes the protein MQLIMSLVGMAVLIAIAVLLSSNRRAIKLRTVVWAFIIQVGIGALVLYVPLGRSILGSMSNGVANVIAYGNQGISFIFGGLVSDKMFEVFGGGGFVFALRVLPVIVFFSSLIAVLYYLGIMQLVIRVLGGGLHKLLGTSRTESLSATANIFVGQTEAPLVVRPYIATMSQSELFAVMCGGLASVAGSVLAGYAQMGVPLEYLIAASFMAAPGGLLFAKLMVPETEQTHDKDDAMKLIAEEDRPANVIDAAASGAASGMQLALNVGAMLLAFIALIALLNGILGGIGGWFDYPQLSLELILGWVFSPIAFLIGVPWSEAMTAGSFIGQKIIVNEFVAYMNFGAYLRPDDVVAAEGLQVLSTHTKAIISFALCGFANLSSVAILLGGLGSMAPNRRHDIARFGLKAVAAGTLSNLMSATIAGFFLAL
- the deoC gene encoding deoxyribose-phosphate aldolase, yielding MTELTAAAQRALNLMDLTTLNDDDTDEKVIALCRQANSPAGHTAAICIYPRFIPVARKALREQGTPDIRIATVTNFPHGNDDIDIALAETRAAIAYGADEVDVVFPYRALIAGNEQVGFELVKQCKQACQAANVLLKVIIETGELKQADLIRKASEIAIKAGADFIKTSTGKVPVNATLESAELMMSVIRDLGVAKTVGFKPAGGVRTAEDALHYLQLADRILGEGWADARHFRFGASSLLASLLTALGHQTQTAGGGY
- the deoA gene encoding thymidine phosphorylase, with amino-acid sequence MFLAQEIIRKKRDGQPLSEAEIRFFINGIRDNVVSEGQIAALAMTIYFHDMSMPERVALTMAMRDSGTVLDWKSLALNGPIVDKHSTGGVGDVTSLMLGPMVAACGGYVPMISGRGLGHTGGTLDKLEAIPGFNIFPDDNAFRKIIQDVGVAIIGQTSSLAPADKRFYATRDITATVDSIPLITASILAKKLAEGLDALVMDVKVGSGAFMPTYALSQDLAQAIVGVANGAGCKTTALLTDMNQVLASSAGNAVEVREAVRFLTGEYRNPRLLEVTLALCVEMLLSGGLANDEADARAKLQAVLDNGKAAEVFGRMVAAQQGPIDFVERYDSYLPAATLSKPVYAENPGIISAMDTRALGMAVVSLGGGRRRASDAIDYSVGLTEVARLGDKVDAQQPLAMIHANDEESWQQAADAVRSAMTLSDKAPEATPVVYKRVTE
- the deoB gene encoding phosphopentomutase codes for the protein MKRTFIMVLDSFGIGASEDAERFGDQGSDTLGHIAEVCARGEANVGRQGPLTLPNLSRLGLGKAAEESTGNFPQGLDRNADIIGAYAYASELSSGKDTPSGHWEIAGVPVLFDWGYFKDEHNSFPQALLDKLVERANLPGYLGNCHSSGTVILDQLGEEHMKTGKPIFYTSADSVFQIACHEETFGLDRLYELCEIAREELTEGGYNIGRVIARPFVGDKPGHFQRTGNRHDLAVEPPAPTVLKKLVDEKGGEVVSIGKIADIYANVGITKKVKATGIDALFDATLIEMEKAGDNTIVFTNFVDFDSSYGHRRDVAGYAAALELFDRRLPELLKLVKDEDIIIFTADHGCDPTWPGTDHTREHIPVLVYGPKVKPGSLGHRETFADIGQTVANYFGLSPMDYGKTLF
- the deoD gene encoding purine-nucleoside phosphorylase, encoding MATPHINAEMGDFADVVLMPGDPLRAKYIAETFLEGAVEVNNVRGMLGFTGTYKGRRISVMGHGMGIPSCSIYARELIAEFGVKKIIRVGSCGAVRDDIKLRDVVIGMGACTDSKVNRLRFKDNDYAAIADFDMVRNAVDAAAAQGIPARVGNIFSADLFYTPDPDMFQVMKKYGILGVEMEAAGIYGVAAELYEEFGCKALTICTVSDHILRHEATTAAERQTTFNEMIVIALESVLLGDKA